The following coding sequences lie in one Spinacia oleracea cultivar Varoflay chromosome 1, BTI_SOV_V1, whole genome shotgun sequence genomic window:
- the LOC130463538 gene encoding uncharacterized protein: protein MKKQDEVRRFIQKFDVGLVGILEHKVKGANLNKLYQRVFTCWCFTGNVSFHKGGRIVVGWKPGSFIVSVVAVTAQLIHCHVTPISGKNGFYCTFVYAFNESKQRIELWRDLKVLNTQDPWIMCGDFNCVMSSEERIGAPVRQAEITDINSCMHVCSMEDVKSVGNMFTWNNKQQGSARVFSKLDRVLANPAWQSEYVDAKVCFINEGDFDHFPGLLTVYPRLAGGRKPFRYFTMWKTAPTFNTIIQDVWREQLTGSKIYVLVTKLKKVKVVLKELNKKGFTDIQAAEIKAHQAMLDAQQAMNSNPTNSKLADLELDAIKEYKLHHQVYMDFLKQKAKLEWIEAGDENTSLFHQSIKARTV from the coding sequence GAAGAAACAGGATGAAGTGAGAAGGTTCATCCAGAAGTTTGATGTTGGGTTGGTTGGGATCCTTGAGCATAAGGTGAAGGGTGCCAATCTTAACAAGCTTTACCAAAGAGTGTTTACATGCTGGTGTTTTACAGGAAATGTTAGTTTTCATAAGGGAGGAAGAATAGTGGTAGGTTGGAAACCTGGAAGTTTTATTGTGAGTGTTGTAGCTGTTACAGCTCAGTTGATTCATTGTCATGTCACCCCCATTAGTGGTAAAAATGGTTTTTATTGCACATTTGTATATGCATTTAATGAAAGCAAGCAGAGAATTGAGCTATGGAGAGACTTGAAGGTGTTAAACACACAGGATCCTTGGATTATGTGTGGAGACTTCAATTGTGTTATGTCTAGTGAGGAGAGAATAGGTGCACCTGTAAGGCAAGCTGAAATAACTGATATTAATAGTTGTATGCATGTTTGTAGTATGGAGGATGTGAAGAGTGTAGGGAACATGTTTACCTGGAATAACAAACAGCAGGGTTCTGCTAGGGTGTTTTCTAAGTTGGATAGGGTGTTAGCTAATCCAGCATGGCAGAGTGAGTATGTTGATGCAAAGGTGTGTTTTATAAATGAAGGAGACTTTGACCATTTCCCTGGTCTGCTTACAGTATATCCAAGACTTGCAGGAGGGAGGAAGCCATTTAGATATTTCACAATGTGGAAGACAGCTCCTACTTTCAATACCATCATCCAGGATGTATGGAGGGAGCAGTTAACTGGAAGTAAGATATATGTTCTAGTGACTAAATTGAAGAAGGTTAAAGTTGTTCTGAAAGAGCTCAATAAGAAGGGTTTTACTGATATCCAGGCTGCTGAAATTAAAGCTCATCAGGCAATGTTAGATGCTCAGCAAGCCATGAACTCAAATCCTACAAATTCAAAGCTAGCTGATCTAGAGTTAGATGCCATCAAGGAATACAAATTGCATCATCAAGTCTATATGGACTTCTTAAAGCAAAAAGCCAAGCTGGAGTGGATCGAAGCTGGTGATGAGAACACTTCTTTATTCCATCAGAGTATCAAGGCCAGGACTGTTTAG
- the LOC110802845 gene encoding uncharacterized protein — MAQYSVKQVYNKLVGDKPHVQWDKVVWNRLNVPEHRFICWLAIQNRLQTTAKLAKIGVSYSTDCLICKQAAEVHDHLFFSCQYSQLCFQDLATWLNIRNTSTGLHNVINTIKRGKHSKFRNQVCYAGVAALVYLIWKSRNQSFWEGSVPTVDSVMSNLKRIVKDRIKSVMCKKLAVVVCSSLCEMAKLF; from the exons ATGGCTCAATATTCTGTCAAGCAGGTTTACAACAAGTTGGTGGGTGATAAACCTCATGTTCAGTGGGATAAGGTGGTCTGGAACAGATTGAATGTGCCAGAGCATAGATTTATATGCTGGCTTGCAATACAGAATAGGTTACAGACTACAGCCAAGTTAGCAAAAATAGGTGTGAGCTACTCTACTGATTGTTTAATTTGCAAGCAAGCTGCTGAAGTTCATGATCACCTGTTTTTCAGTTGTCAGTACAGTCAATTGTGTTTTCAAGATCTTGCTACATGGCTTAACATTAGAAACACTAGTACAGGCTTACACAATGTCATCAACACCATCAAGAGAGGGAAGCATTCCAAGTTCAGGAATCAAGTATGCTATGCAGGGGTGGCAGCTCTGGTTTACTTGATTTGGAAAAGTAGGAATCAGAGTTTCTGGGAAGGTTCAGTTCCAACAGTTGATTCTGTAATGAGTAATTTGAAACGAATTGTAAAGGATAGAATTAAATCAGTCATGTGTAAGAAA TTAGCAGTAGTTGTGTGTTCATCTCTGTGTGAGATGGCTAAGTTGTTTTGA
- the LOC130463550 gene encoding uncharacterized protein codes for MWLALLDRLKTKDRLFKLNIGTDDLCPVCGSCTETSAHLFFNYTFSVACRQQVRTWLGFQQGRNSIISLLKWIQRYDRSKVQKTIMYAAIACLVYNIWRVMNSAVWNMKVPSIKYTFQIIQFEVKSRVTKLLSNKTCNRDRDWFSSL; via the coding sequence ATGTGGCTTGCACTTTTAGACAGATTGAAAACAAAAGATAGGTTGTTTAAGTTAAATATTGGCACTGATGATCTTTGTCCAGTGTGTGGATCTTGTACTGAGACCTCTGCCCATCTCTTCTTTAATTACACTTTTAGTGTTGCCTGCAGACAGCAAGTCAGGACCTGGTTGGGATTCCAGCAAGGTAGGAACTCCATCATTTCACTCTTGAAGTGGATTCAAAGATATGACAGGAGCAAAGTCCAGAAAACCATCATGTATGCTGCTATTGCTTGCTTGGTTTACAATATCTGGAGAGTAATGAATTCTGCTGTGTGGAACATGAAGGTTCCAAGTATCAAGTACACTTTCCAAATCATCCAGTTTGAAGTCAAGAGTAGAGTGACAAAACTACTCAGCAACAAAACCTGTAATAGGGATAGAGACTGGTTTTCTAGCCTATAA